In the Fundulus heteroclitus isolate FHET01 chromosome 23, MU-UCD_Fhet_4.1, whole genome shotgun sequence genome, TGAGAGGCAGCGGCTGTGtctttctgtgatttttttcctggttcTAACAGCTTTGAGGATAGACTCCCCACTCACGACCAGCTGTCATGGAAAAATTAACCACCAGCGGTAACCACCTCACCCaccagtggtcataatgttaggCCTGATCAGGTGGACTTACTTTCCCTCTTCGTCCACCTCGGCTGGAGCGTTTCCCAgcttcctctgctcctccagctccttcttcttcctccagTCCTCCCTGGTCATCTTCTTGGGTTCATCCAGACCCACGATGCCCTCCGTGCTGGCGGTGGTCTCCTCGGCCATGGCTGGATGTCTTCTCGCTAAACCACCTACACACAGAACAGACAAAATGGTTCTCCAGCTGTTTGATCCACGGTTCGTGTCGGTCCGGCGCTGAAGGTTTActcagagcagagcaggagcTGAGCTTGCCAACATGTTTACGACTCGGACTGATATTCGTGAAACCTCTTTTCAAGATGGCGTACGGCTTACTTACGTTAGTAAGAACCAAAGATGTGTTTGTAGGTGACGGTTCTCTCGTATTTCGCCTCTCTTCGATGGTCGCTCTATGTGTTTTGGTCAAAACGCCATCACCGCCATGTTGTtcacctcctccttcttcttcttcgtttCTGTTATGGCGGATCGCAAGCAACTTTAAGGttcataccgccacctactgcaCAAGAGTGTGTAGCAACATTTATTTACGTCAATCAagctctatttttttattttgcattctgaagataaataaataattatttattttgtaaatatccATTATGTTTCCTTTACGCCCCAATATTCCTTTAAGACTCCATTCTTGACCTGTCCTCCCAACAATTCTTCTCAGTTTCTCCCTTTCAGGTTCATATGTTTTACAGTTCATCAATACGTGTCGTACATTTTCTTACTCTCCACATCCTTcacatttatcattattttccctcccaattaaatataaattgtcATTTAAATAGGTATGACCTACACTTAATATGATCATTATTATTTCTTCCCTTCTGTTTCTCTCATTAATACTGACTTTTGTACTTTatataatcttcttcctttcttatcttcatttcaccttttttcccatttatttaCTCGTAAATGATTTCCCTTCCCCTAAAGGAATTGTAATCGTTATTGCCCCCTTTAAAGCCCttttttgctaatttatctgcCTTCTCATTGCCTTTTACACCTTCGATCATGTGCTGCTACCCAACATAACCAAATATCAATGCCACCCCTATATAATCTAAATAGACTGTGCTGAATTTATAATACTAAATCTTTCCTAATATTTCCTTTTCCCTGAATACTTTCTAAAACTGCTTTGGAATCTGTGCATACCACCACCTGTCTGGTCTAACCTCCTCTAGCCACTGTAAGCTCAGTATACTGCACCATTTCTGCTGTGAAAACTAGATTGATGATTTGATATTCTTTAAGAAACGTACATTTTAAACTCTGGTATATATCTACACATCCTTCTTCTTTGTGTGTCATTAATGAGCTCCTTACCGCCACCATGTGGTGCGGATTCGCTCATTCAGAGACCGGTTACTTGTAGTAAATGGAAAACCATCTGGCTTAAAACGTCGTAAAGCTGATATTTATGAGAAACAATCCGAGTCAGATAAGATGATTTCTTCTGATGTCAACTTAGTGATTAGAATAACCAGTCTAACCATAGAAATATTACTGTATGCAAGTATAAGTATCTAGGTCAACCTGTGCTACTTTTAGTAGCTAAACTGCATTTTTCACACacccacagacagacagacagacagacagacagatagatagatagatagatagatagatagatagatagatattctAATTCCACCTGTCGTTGTCTGAGGTCTTTCTCGTCTCTATTTGGGATGAAGATCAGCCCCTTTTGTCAGCAGGCAATTACTGTTGGTTTGTATTTACAGCTAAAAATCTTACAATTATGAGGCCTATTCAGGTCATACAGCACAACTtctttagtaaaaaaataaataaaagatcttataatgtatttaaactgtatttcaGTTCTGAATTATGTACTACCAATATACTAACATAACTATCCATTAGTTGTCGAGCTAGGTAAGAAACAAGCAGTGGCATTCTTTAGAAATCTATGGCCAGGAGTCAGGGTAAactctggacaggtctccagctCTTCACAGACACGCACTCAATAGGGCAATATAGACAGACCAGTTGACCTAACAGTTGTCCAAAAGTTTTTGGACAGTGGAAGGAAGCAGGAGTACGTGAAGAGAAATCCTGCATGAAAGGAGAGAATATGCAAGCAGAACGGGCCTGGTCGGGTGTCTAACCCAGGACCGGCAACAAGACACCGCTCCTAACAATGACACCATTTTATAGCCTAGAAATAAACACAACATACAGAATTTtctcaaaacatttttctttttactggaaCAACAAAATAATATGAGATTTTAATCCCAGCTGATGTTGTCAACCCTCTCTGAACCGTGAACAAATTGTTTTAATAAGTCACTTTGGATTAAACCTTTCATAGCTATAGCATCCGTTCTGTGTTGACAGCACACTTTTAGGTGCTCAAAGGCTTAAGAGGAGCTATCTGGAGCAGACGGGCTGTAGTTTGACACTTCAATGAGATTGTGGTCTGGATCTCTGAAGTAAACTGAGGTGATGGGTCCCATAGCTCCACTCCTCTGCACTGGTCCCTCTTCAATCTCAACACCACAGACCTGCAAAGACATGAAATTGCACTGAGTATTAATTTAGTCTCCAAAGAGTAACAAGAGGTtacataaaaagttaaatggaGCAGATATCAGTCTCTCTGTGCTAGGAGTACCTTCAGATGGGCGGCTACAACAGTCAGAGGGGTTTTGGTGACGAGACAGAGGTCTGCAGAGCCTGAGGTTGGATGCTTAGCTTTTGGTTCAAACTCTTGGCCCAACTGATGAAGGTTAAACTTTTGCTCCCCAAAACCCAGAGCTTTACGGTtcccctggaaaaaaaatattaaaataggagatatagaaatgttaatatagaaataacaaaataactCCAAAGGGAAAGGATGCCATCATTGGAAACAGAATCAAAGTCTGCCCTCTAGTGGCTGTTTCTGATATAATACAACTTAACTGCTACTGATTCAATACAGCAAAAATGTACttccattattttcaaaaagtgCTTTTGGCCTTGAACTGTTTCACGTGTTGACAtattacataaaattaaaaaagatatATTGTAGTGGGATTTAATGAgctagagcaggggtctgcaaccatCGGCTGTGGAGCCATTTGTGGCTCTTTaataacctggccagccagattgataatgtgtagcactctccgttctgcacattatcaacctgGGTCCGTTCCCATCTAATCAGTTcgaggaaaggagggacattcagcagagcTTTCCGAGATGATTGGGAGAAGCGACACCTAGCGTCGCCTACCaaatgttggttttagccaatcacggtatcaaatgaaaacgtAGTAAGCAGCAGGTggcatgagaaaccacaacaggtTTATGCTAGTCAAAGCGAGCTTTTCTGGATCTTGACCCTCGTCACAATGGAAGATGCTGACCAAACatatgtgatagcagcagctatgcgtgcgtccccctgcgctgccatgtttattttggttcggccCGGGGCTTGCcacctcttgctttcgtcacagctggtatgtcccgccttaaaacataatactgcaacgtgactGGCCGAATTGTTTTGGGTCGGCCACGAACGGTTGGGTgggagcgggacaagatggattcttgtggattcttataagataagataagacaggctttattgatctcacattggagaaattcacatgtcacatggGCTTAGTAATCAGTCATAGGAAGGAGGAGTCAAGTAGGATgaggtgcatcaaatatatacagtgtgtcctcattATACCATGGATTaaaaggagtaggtaagaaaaaaaaaaaaaaaaaaaaaaaatacaaaaagaaataaggccgAGGATGTCTTCTGTACATTCGCTGTGGCTTATACGTGtgtgtactgacatatattcggtgtggtagcagcagaagtcacttctttcaggattattgcacagtgtattaaatagaattgcacattagttattgcatgttattttccacttcacaactatgcACTAGTTTGTGTTGGCTTGTCAcatgaaatctgaataaaatcaatcaatggtggtggtaaaaaaaataaaaaataatatatatatatatatatatatatatatatatatatatatatatatatataaaaaatttatTCTATTATGCAATCTTGCTTTGTAATGAGGTTTAATGAAGTATCACACACCTTGAAAGTGATAACCTCCATTCCGAGAACTGACGTGTAAAAGTTGATCGTGTCTGGCACACTTTTCACCGTCAGCACCAAGTGATCCAGGTGGCTCACTTCAACGGGACAGGTCGCCTTGAATCGGACAGCGAGCTGAGTTTCAAAGGGTTTCACCTACAACAGGTGAGACAAATCACTTCGGTTAAACACACATGATGGGTTGGATGGCAAACAAAAAAGGCATTGCAGCTTAGACTAAACAGCGCCACTCAGCGGTGGGCGTATGCTACACACTTTCGAGTTGGGTGAGATAAGCGTAAAAGAGCAACCACCTCCCTTTGGGGTACACACCAGCAGCGATTTTTATGGGTACTCCCGCACTTAAACTACTAACGGAGCCCCTTTATTACTGCCATTCGCCACATTTCTATTAGTGCAGCAATACCCGGAAGTAGCGCACAGGTCTGACGCTCAGCCCATTTTAAAGCAAGCTGGCTATGAGTAACAGCGGAATCTTGGAAAACGAAGCGGTAGAAAAACATTTACCTTTAAACGAGTCCTCTGGATATACAGCAAGCGACCTGCAGCGGCCCGCAGCGCCATCCTGACCGGTGTGCTCCCGCTGAGCTGCGGTCGGTCCCACAATCGTTCCCCTGGCGACCGAAACACTTCCTTGTCCGACCTCCACGTGGACAAATCCCACCTAACTGGTCACGGTGCGGTACCTGTCCTATTAATTATGCAACCACTTCCTGGTTGTCGCGTTTATTTTAGGCCTTACTGGAGcggctcaataaaaaaaaataaaaaaatacacatttcagttttgatttttaGTACATGACCAATAAAATTACatctaaaacagaaatgttacgCTACATGGTGAAGACTGCTGGTTTGACAGATGTCAGTCTCACCCTCCACTAGGAGCGTAGGACACTACAGGTCACTGCTAAAGAAGTTGGCAGTTCAGAGTGCTGTGAGatagaaagtttagtggaaggaaaaagtgtgggtAGAATATTTGTAGAGGGATAACGGCCTTGTGAAGCGTTTCCTATTGAAACGTTTGAGAGTAAACGCAGACATACCCAGGGTATAAGCTGTCACTATTGCCTTACATGTGTTAACTCACTCCAGAAACAAGTCTGCTTTGACTCATGTGGCTTGTTTTAATTCAATCTCCTGTTACAAAATACATCAATTCAAATCAGTGTCCTCCCAAAACGGGCTTACTGCAGTTTATTTAGggtattaaaaaaagatttgtgagTTGTTAATTACTAGCTCCTTTATCAAGAAgcaaatgtattttaaacaaggcgactggtttgaaaaaaaaaaaaaacacgtcaaCTATGAAAACCACCAACTTAtgtgagaaattatttttaacttgcTTATTTACAGAGCAAGTTAAAAGTAACTTGTTGGGTCGTTTCTCACCGTTAGGAAAAGCAAGCCTTAAAATGGCCGAACCAGAGTAAAATCTGATAGGAGAAACTGTGGAAGGAGCtaaaagattagggtgatggtaaggGGACCCGTCAACGTCGTAGACTTGGAAGATCATCACCAAGGACCAAAATACAAGGTCAACTATGCAAGAAGTTGCTCTGCAATTATAAGGGTTTGACTGGATCAAAGggcaataaatatttttaatgttataCATCTTCAACGTGCAGGTTTTCAGACATTTAAGACATTATTTTTGATGTGTACTTTTACAGAGATGGCAGTCTCATTTCCTACCAGAAACTGTCCACATGGAATCAAAATCcttttaaatctatatctacCAGGGGAGGATGAATTCATTTCAGGCTCAACTGTAGACAAGTGAAATCTGGATTTAATTACCACCCACTAAATACATGCGCTTCCCAATGCAGGTTTTACgtgttttattctgttcctaaaagaaaagaaaaaggagctTCAGTGCATTGATACGTACAACAGGCCAAGTTTTCAAACCCCACAGACCAGTCCACAAATCTGGTCTGAACAGGTCTAGATACCAAAGAGGGAGAACAATGTATCTGTTCTTTCCTTCAGGAACTCTACCaggtttgtcaaaaaaaaaaaaaaagtaattgctgTGTGGCAATTCAAAGACAAAaggttgtaaaataaatataaaaattaatgtCATGTGCATTTAAATCCCTAGAAAGGTAGATTAATCTTTCATGCAACGGAAtgagaaataaactgaaaatttttccacacctacCCAGACCAGGAAGATGCTTAAAAGCAAATTCCTTGCTTTACTAACCTGAGTGTGAGCTCTGCTAGGTAAGTTATTTACTTCCACAACTCATCTGGGTCACAAATCTAAATCATAAAATGCCTTAAAAATGTCTGACAGAAACCTTGTATATCATCCGTCTCATGGACCGCGGCTGCATCCCTGTGGCGCGACTGTCGAAAAGCCAACATCAACGTCGCGGAAATGAGCCGGAATCGTCGCAAAGGTCAAGATAAAGcgtttaaaaaccaaaagacgTGAGCACAAACATGCATGATCATAAACCAAACACCACAAGCAGAGCACAGAACTCATACCTCTGATGTATTATTTTCTAGCATAACTTTAATTCAGCGGTTAGTTTCATTAAAACACCCAGTTAACATCCTGCACTGGGTAGGTCACAGAACAAGGCCAAACCTAAGCTCGGCCCTCGGAGGAAACAacagttcattttttttttcttttttttattctttacaggTTTATGCTATTCAACATCTTGCATTCAAATATTTGTGTCCCGCAAAGGGGAGGTAATAATCGTGGCTAAGACATCAAACAGTGAAACAAGATGGCAATAATAGTGATGCCCTTTTAGCTCCTTTACTGATGCTCCTGTTTATCAACAATTATTAAAAACCTACATAGCTTCTAATCAAAAATCAACTTCAACACATACTGTAAAGGGTTATAAGTCTTCATTTAGGATTTAAACTGGTTTTTTTAACAATAGTACACATTTAGATCATGGTCTGTTTTACTATACTTGTACATTTTGCAAATATTGCACACCACTTGGGAGGATTTGCTCATAAAGCAGATGGGTAACCCCATGATTTTCTATTGAAACTTTCATTTCCTGCCAATGTCAGAGAGCGCGAGCCGTCGTTCAATAAATATTATTCAGCAACTTGTAGAATACGGTGGACCTATGTTTCAGAGAGAAATTCTGACTTTTAAAAAACCCATCCCCATGTAAAGCCGGTTTTCTGCTGACACTGCGAACCCAGGACCAGAGAAGTACGATGAGCTAGCTATAGCAGACAGCAGCTGTTGGCGTTAGGAAATGATTGTTGAACCACTGTACACCACAAAATGTTTGAATAGCGGAAGGGGGGGGTGGactttatatttagtttttaagATCAAATTAGAACTGGTCTACTAAATGAAATCTGCTGACGCCGGTGACGTATCCTGTTCATTTTGCCCCCTTGCATCTGCAACGAGACGTACGGCGAGTTTACGCCTTGTAGGTTTGCCTCCAATTTGTGGTTAAacgtaattttttttcat is a window encoding:
- the glod5 gene encoding glyoxalase domain-containing protein 5 encodes the protein MALRAAAGRLLYIQRTRLKVKPFETQLAVRFKATCPVEVSHLDHLVLTVKSVPDTINFYTSVLGMEVITFKGNRKALGFGEQKFNLHQLGQEFEPKAKHPTSGSADLCLVTKTPLTVVAAHLKVCGVEIEEGPVQRSGAMGPITSVYFRDPDHNLIEVSNYSPSAPDSSS